The following are encoded together in the Citrobacter arsenatis genome:
- the sgrT gene encoding glucose uptake inhibitor SgrT, translating into MRQFWLKYFTATEKSSWLACLSAPQRLKMLEELMQWEVTA; encoded by the coding sequence ATGCGTCAGTTCTGGTTGAAGTACTTTACCGCGACGGAAAAATCGTCCTGGTTGGCTTGCCTGAGCGCACCGCAGCGCTTAAAGATGCTCGAAGAGCTGATGCAGTGGGAGGTGACAGCCTGA
- a CDS encoding sugar efflux transporter: MLWIMTMGRRLNGVYAAFMLVAFMMGVAGALQAPTLSLFLSREVGAQPFWVGLFYTVNAIVGIVVSLGLAKRSDSQGDRRKLIMFCCLMAIGNALLFAFNRHYLTLITCGVLLASLANTAMPQLFALAREYADNSAREVVMFSSVMRAQLSLAWVIGPPLAFMLALNYGFTAMFSIAAGIFAISLVLIALILPSVARVEQPVDVPLEQTGGWQDKNVRMLFIASTLMWTCNTMYIIDMPLWISLELGLPDKLAGILMGTAAGLEIPAMILAGYYVKRFGKRRMMIAAVAAGVLFYLGLIFFHSRTALLVLQLFNAVFIGIIAGIGMLWFQDLMPGRAGSATTLFTNSISTGVILAGVIQGAVAQSYGHFAVYWVIAAISVVTLVMTGRVKDV, from the coding sequence ATGCTCTGGATTATGACCATGGGACGGCGCCTCAACGGCGTTTACGCAGCGTTTATGCTGGTCGCTTTTATGATGGGCGTGGCGGGGGCATTGCAGGCACCCACGCTGAGCCTGTTTTTGAGCCGTGAAGTCGGGGCGCAGCCATTTTGGGTCGGGCTGTTTTACACCGTCAATGCAATTGTCGGGATCGTTGTCAGCCTGGGCCTCGCGAAACGATCCGACAGCCAGGGCGATCGGCGTAAGCTGATCATGTTCTGTTGCCTGATGGCAATCGGCAACGCGCTGCTGTTTGCGTTTAATCGCCACTATCTTACGCTGATCACCTGCGGTGTGCTGCTGGCCTCGCTGGCGAACACCGCCATGCCGCAGCTGTTTGCACTGGCGCGCGAATATGCTGATAACTCCGCGCGTGAAGTGGTGATGTTTAGCTCGGTGATGCGTGCGCAGCTTTCACTGGCCTGGGTGATTGGCCCGCCGCTGGCCTTCATGCTGGCGTTGAATTACGGCTTTACGGCGATGTTTTCCATTGCCGCAGGAATTTTTGCCATTAGCCTGGTGCTAATTGCGCTGATACTGCCGTCCGTCGCGCGGGTGGAGCAGCCTGTAGATGTGCCGCTCGAACAAACCGGCGGTTGGCAGGACAAAAATGTGCGCATGTTGTTTATTGCCTCCACGCTGATGTGGACCTGCAATACCATGTACATCATCGATATGCCGCTGTGGATAAGCCTTGAGCTGGGCTTGCCGGACAAGCTGGCCGGGATCCTGATGGGAACGGCGGCTGGGCTGGAAATTCCGGCGATGATTTTGGCGGGCTATTACGTGAAGCGCTTTGGTAAACGGCGAATGATGATCGCGGCCGTTGCGGCGGGCGTGCTGTTTTATCTGGGGTTAATCTTCTTTCACAGCCGTACGGCGCTGCTGGTGCTGCAACTGTTTAACGCGGTATTTATCGGTATTATCGCCGGGATAGGTATGCTGTGGTTTCAGGATTTGATGCCCGGACGAGCGGGTTCTGCGACCACATTATTTACCAACAGTATTTCAACGGGGGTCATCCTGGCAGGGGTGATTCAGGGAGCCGTTGCGCAAAGTTACGGTCACTTTGCCGTCTATTGGGTGATAGCGGCAATTTCTGTGGTTACGCTGGTGATGACCGGACGGGTGAAGGACGTTTAG
- the leuD gene encoding 3-isopropylmalate dehydratase small subunit — MAEKFTQHTGLVVPLDAANVDTDAIIPKQFLQKVTRTGFGAHLFNDWRFLDEKGQQPNTEFVLNFPEYKGASILLARENFGCGSSREHAPWALTDYGFKVVIAPSFADIFYGNSFNNQLLPVTLSDAQVDEMFALVKANPGIKFKVDLEAQVVKAGDKSYSFKIDDFRRHCMLNGLDSIGLTLQHEAAITEYEDKQPAFMR; from the coding sequence ATGGCAGAGAAATTTACCCAACATACCGGCCTGGTTGTCCCACTGGATGCCGCCAACGTTGATACCGACGCTATTATTCCTAAACAGTTTTTGCAGAAGGTTACGCGCACCGGTTTTGGCGCCCATCTGTTTAACGACTGGCGTTTCCTGGACGAAAAGGGGCAACAGCCTAATACAGAGTTCGTGCTGAACTTCCCGGAATATAAAGGCGCGTCAATTCTGCTGGCACGGGAAAACTTTGGCTGCGGTTCTTCACGTGAACATGCGCCATGGGCGCTGACCGATTACGGCTTTAAAGTAGTGATCGCACCAAGCTTCGCCGACATCTTCTACGGCAACAGCTTCAACAACCAACTGCTGCCGGTGACCCTGAGCGACGCGCAGGTAGATGAAATGTTTGCCCTGGTAAAAGCCAATCCGGGCATTAAATTTAAAGTGGACCTGGAAGCTCAGGTGGTAAAAGCAGGCGATAAGTCCTACAGCTTTAAAATCGATGACTTCCGCCGCCACTGCATGCTGAACGGTCTGGACAGCATCGGGTTGACGCTGCAGCACGAAGCCGCCATCACCGAATACGAAGACAAACAACCTGCGTTTATGCGCTAA
- the leuC gene encoding 3-isopropylmalate dehydratase large subunit produces MAKTLYEKLFDAHVVFEAQNETPLLYIDRHLVHEVTSPQAFDGLRAHGRQVRQPGKTFATMDHNVSTQTKDINASGEMARIQMQELIKNCNEFGVELYDLNHPYQGIVHVMGPEQGVTLPGMTIVCGDSHTATHGAFGALAFGIGTSEVEHVLATQTLKQGRAKTMKIEVNGKAAPGITAKDIVLAIIGKTGSAGGTGHVVEFCGEAIRALSMEGRMTLCNMAIEMGAKAGLVAPDETTFNYVKGRLHAPKGEDFAHAVEYWKTLKTDDNATFDTVVTLQAEEIAPQVTWGTNPGQVISVNDNIPDPASFADPVERASAEKALAYMGLKPGIPLTEVAIDKVFIGSCTNSRIEDLRAAAEIAKGRKVAPGVQALVVPGSGPVKAQAEAEGLDKIFIEAGFEWRLPGCSMCLAMNNDRLNPGERCASTSNRNFEGRQGRGGRTHLVSPAMAAAAAVTGHFADIRSIK; encoded by the coding sequence ATGGCTAAAACGTTATACGAAAAATTGTTTGATGCGCACGTCGTCTTTGAGGCGCAAAACGAAACCCCGCTGTTGTATATCGACAGGCATCTGGTGCATGAGGTGACCTCACCGCAGGCGTTTGATGGCCTGCGCGCGCATGGACGTCAGGTGCGCCAGCCCGGTAAAACTTTTGCCACCATGGACCACAACGTATCCACGCAAACTAAAGACATTAACGCCTCCGGCGAAATGGCACGGATTCAGATGCAGGAATTGATCAAAAACTGCAATGAATTTGGCGTCGAACTGTACGACCTGAACCACCCGTATCAGGGTATCGTCCACGTGATGGGACCTGAGCAAGGCGTGACGTTACCGGGTATGACCATCGTCTGCGGCGATTCCCACACCGCCACACACGGCGCGTTTGGCGCGCTGGCTTTTGGTATTGGCACCTCTGAAGTTGAACACGTTCTGGCGACGCAGACCCTGAAACAGGGGCGTGCCAAAACCATGAAGATTGAAGTCAACGGCAAAGCAGCGCCTGGCATTACTGCTAAAGATATCGTACTGGCGATTATCGGTAAAACCGGTAGCGCAGGCGGTACCGGACACGTAGTTGAGTTTTGTGGCGAAGCCATCCGCGCGCTGAGCATGGAAGGCCGGATGACCCTGTGCAACATGGCTATTGAAATGGGTGCCAAAGCGGGTCTGGTCGCACCGGATGAAACGACCTTTAACTACGTGAAGGGTCGTTTACACGCACCGAAAGGCGAGGATTTCGCCCACGCGGTAGAGTACTGGAAAACGCTGAAAACCGACGACAACGCAACGTTTGATACCGTCGTTACTCTGCAGGCAGAAGAGATCGCGCCGCAGGTCACCTGGGGTACGAACCCGGGGCAGGTCATCTCGGTGAACGATAATATTCCCGACCCGGCTTCATTTGCCGATCCCGTTGAGCGCGCATCGGCTGAAAAAGCGCTGGCGTATATGGGACTGAAACCGGGCATTCCGTTAACAGAAGTGGCTATCGATAAAGTATTCATCGGTTCCTGCACCAACTCGCGTATTGAAGATTTACGCGCCGCGGCGGAAATCGCCAAAGGGCGCAAAGTCGCGCCTGGCGTACAGGCGCTGGTGGTGCCGGGTTCTGGTCCGGTGAAAGCACAAGCGGAAGCGGAAGGTCTGGACAAGATCTTTATCGAAGCAGGATTTGAATGGCGTTTACCAGGCTGTTCCATGTGTCTGGCCATGAACAATGACCGTCTGAACCCTGGCGAGCGTTGCGCCTCCACCAGCAACCGTAACTTTGAAGGTCGTCAGGGCCGCGGTGGTCGTACACATTTAGTCAGCCCGGCCATGGCCGCCGCTGCCGCCGTTACCGGTCATTTTGCCGACATTCGCAGCATCAAATAA
- the leuB gene encoding 3-isopropylmalate dehydrogenase yields the protein MSKNYHIAVLPGDGIGPEVMAQALKVLDAIRNRFNMRITTSHYDVGGAAIDNHGQPLPPATVEGCEQADAILFGSVGGPKWENLPPNQQPERGALLPLRKHFKLFSNLRPAKLYQGLEAFCPLRADIAANGFDILCVRELTGGIYFGQPKGREGSGQHEKAFDTEVYHRFEIERIARIAFESARQRRRKVTSIDKANVLQTSILWRQIVNEIANEYPDVELAHMYIDNATMQLIKDPSQFDVLLCSNLFGDILSDECAMITGSMGMLPSASLNEQGFGLYEPAGGSAPDIAGKNIANPIAQILSLALLLRYSLDANDAATAIESAINRALEEGIRTGDLARGAAAVGTDEMGDIIARYVAEGV from the coding sequence ATGTCGAAGAATTATCATATTGCTGTTTTGCCGGGTGACGGTATTGGCCCGGAAGTGATGGCGCAAGCCTTGAAGGTACTGGACGCAATCCGCAATCGTTTTAACATGCGCATTACCACCAGCCACTACGACGTGGGTGGTGCCGCTATCGATAACCACGGTCAGCCGCTGCCGCCTGCGACGGTTGAAGGTTGTGAACAGGCCGACGCCATTTTGTTTGGCTCCGTCGGCGGCCCGAAATGGGAAAATCTGCCGCCAAACCAGCAACCTGAACGCGGTGCGCTGCTGCCGTTGCGTAAGCACTTCAAATTATTCAGCAACTTGCGCCCGGCTAAGTTGTACCAGGGTCTGGAAGCATTTTGCCCTCTGCGTGCAGATATCGCCGCGAATGGTTTCGACATCCTGTGCGTGCGCGAACTGACCGGCGGGATCTACTTCGGTCAGCCAAAAGGCCGCGAAGGCAGCGGACAACATGAAAAAGCGTTTGATACCGAGGTTTACCACCGCTTTGAGATCGAGCGTATTGCGCGTATCGCGTTTGAATCCGCTCGCCAGCGTCGCCGCAAAGTCACGTCGATTGATAAAGCCAACGTACTGCAAACATCAATTCTGTGGCGTCAAATCGTCAATGAAATTGCTAATGAGTATCCGGACGTTGAACTGGCGCATATGTACATCGACAACGCGACGATGCAGTTAATCAAAGATCCGTCCCAGTTCGACGTACTGCTGTGCTCCAACCTGTTTGGCGATATTCTGTCTGACGAGTGTGCCATGATCACCGGTTCAATGGGGATGTTACCGTCAGCCAGCCTGAATGAGCAGGGCTTTGGCCTGTACGAACCCGCTGGCGGCTCCGCTCCGGATATCGCCGGGAAAAACATTGCCAACCCTATCGCCCAGATCCTGTCGCTGGCGCTGCTGCTGCGCTACAGCCTGGATGCCAATGATGCGGCAACCGCAATTGAGAGCGCCATCAATCGCGCATTAGAAGAAGGCATTCGCACCGGTGACTTAGCCCGTGGCGCTGCCGCAGTCGGTACTGATGAAATGGGTGACATCATTGCCCGTTACGTCGCAGAAGGGGTGTAA
- the leuA gene encoding 2-isopropylmalate synthase, which produces MSQQVIIFDTTLRDGEQALQASLSVKEKLQIALALERMGVDVMEVGFPVSSPGDFESVQTIARQVKNSRVCALARCVEKDIDVAAESLKVAEAFRIHTFIATSPMHIATKLRSTLDEVIERAVYMVKRARNYTDDVEFSCEDAGRTPIADLARVVEAAINAGAKTINIPDTVGYTMPFEFGAIISGLYERVPNIDKAIISVHTHDDLGLGVGNALAAVHAGARQVEGAMNGIGERAGNCSLEEVIMAIKVRKDILNVQTRINHQEIWRTSQLVSQICNMPIPANKAIVGSGAFAHSSGIHQDGVLKNRENYEIMTPESIGLNQVQLNLTSRSGRAAVKHRMDEMGYKENEYSLDNLYDAFLKLADKKGQVFDYDLEALAFINKQQEEPEHFRLDYFSVQSGSNDIATASVKLACGEEVKAEAANGNGPVDAIYQAINRVTEYNVELVKYSLTAKGHGKDALGQVDIVANYNGRRFHGVGLATDIVESSAKAMIHVLNNIWRAEEVEKELQRKAQNNENNKETV; this is translated from the coding sequence ATGAGCCAGCAAGTCATTATTTTCGATACCACCTTACGCGACGGTGAACAGGCGTTACAGGCAAGCCTGAGTGTGAAAGAAAAACTGCAGATTGCGCTGGCCCTCGAGCGTATGGGTGTTGACGTGATGGAAGTGGGTTTCCCGGTTTCTTCACCGGGTGACTTTGAGTCCGTACAAACCATTGCTCGTCAGGTTAAGAACAGCCGCGTCTGCGCCTTAGCCCGCTGCGTAGAAAAAGATATCGACGTTGCAGCTGAGTCCCTGAAGGTCGCTGAGGCTTTCCGCATTCACACATTTATTGCCACCTCGCCGATGCATATCGCGACGAAATTACGCAGTACGCTGGATGAAGTGATTGAACGTGCGGTCTACATGGTTAAGCGTGCGCGTAATTACACCGATGACGTGGAATTCTCATGCGAAGATGCAGGCCGTACCCCTATCGCTGACCTGGCACGCGTGGTTGAAGCGGCGATTAATGCGGGAGCCAAAACCATTAATATCCCCGATACCGTTGGCTACACCATGCCTTTCGAATTTGGGGCAATCATTTCTGGTCTGTATGAACGCGTACCGAATATCGACAAAGCCATCATCTCTGTGCATACCCATGATGATTTAGGCCTGGGCGTCGGCAATGCTCTGGCGGCCGTTCACGCCGGTGCTCGCCAGGTGGAAGGCGCAATGAACGGTATCGGCGAACGCGCCGGTAACTGCTCGCTGGAAGAAGTAATCATGGCAATTAAAGTGCGCAAAGATATTCTGAACGTACAGACCCGTATTAATCACCAGGAAATCTGGCGTACCAGCCAGTTAGTCAGCCAAATTTGTAATATGCCTATTCCGGCCAACAAAGCCATTGTCGGTAGCGGCGCGTTTGCCCACTCCTCCGGCATCCATCAGGACGGCGTACTGAAAAATCGTGAAAACTACGAAATCATGACGCCTGAATCCATCGGCCTGAACCAGGTGCAACTGAACCTGACCTCCCGTTCCGGACGTGCCGCGGTGAAACACCGTATGGACGAGATGGGATATAAAGAGAATGAATACAGCCTGGATAACCTGTACGACGCGTTCCTGAAGCTGGCGGATAAAAAAGGTCAGGTATTCGATTACGACCTGGAAGCACTGGCCTTTATTAATAAGCAGCAGGAAGAGCCGGAGCATTTCCGCCTGGATTACTTCAGCGTGCAGTCCGGCTCAAATGACATCGCCACCGCCTCCGTGAAGCTGGCCTGCGGTGAAGAAGTCAAAGCCGAAGCGGCGAACGGTAACGGCCCGGTCGATGCCATTTATCAGGCCATCAACCGTGTGACTGAGTACAACGTCGAACTGGTGAAATACAGCCTGACCGCCAAAGGGCACGGTAAAGATGCGCTGGGTCAGGTGGATATCGTTGCCAACTATAACGGTCGTCGCTTCCACGGCGTCGGTCTGGCAACAGATATCGTCGAATCTTCCGCTAAAGCGATGATCCATGTGCTGAACAACATCTGGCGCGCCGAAGAAGTCGAAAAAGAATTGCAACGCAAAGCTCAGAACAACGAGAACAACAAGGAAACCGTGTGA
- the leuL gene encoding leu operon leader peptide, translating to MTYIARFNGLLLLNASSLRGRLVDDIQH from the coding sequence ATGACTTACATTGCTCGTTTTAACGGTCTACTACTACTAAACGCATCCTCATTGCGCGGTAGACTGGTGGACGACATTCAGCATTAA
- the leuO gene encoding transcriptional regulator LeuO: MPEVKIIDKPNIIEQGKPQLRMVDLNLLTVFDAVMQEQNITRAAHMLGMSQPAVSNAVARLKVMFNDELFVRYGRGIQPTARAFQLFGSVRQALQLVQNELPGSGFEPASSERVFNLCVCSPLDNILTSLIYNRVEQVAPNINVVFKSSLNQNTEHQLRYQETEFVISYEEFRRPEFSSIPLFNDEMVLVASKKHPRISGPLLESNLYNEQHAVVSLDRFASFSQPWYDTPDKQSCVAYQGMALISVLNIVSQTHLVSIAPRWLAEEFADSLELQILPLPLKLNSRTCYLSWHEAAGRDKGHQWMEELLVSVCKQ, encoded by the coding sequence ATGCCAGAAGTAAAAATAATAGATAAACCAAATATTATAGAGCAAGGAAAACCACAGCTTCGAATGGTTGATCTCAATTTATTAACCGTTTTTGATGCGGTAATGCAGGAGCAAAATATTACCCGTGCCGCGCATATGCTGGGGATGTCACAACCCGCTGTCAGTAATGCGGTTGCACGCCTGAAGGTCATGTTTAACGATGAGCTTTTTGTTCGGTATGGGCGCGGGATCCAGCCGACAGCAAGAGCCTTCCAGCTGTTTGGCTCCGTTCGCCAGGCATTACAATTAGTACAGAATGAACTGCCTGGTTCTGGCTTCGAACCTGCCAGCAGCGAGCGTGTATTCAATCTTTGCGTATGCAGTCCATTGGATAATATCCTGACATCATTGATTTATAATCGTGTCGAGCAAGTCGCGCCAAACATTAATGTCGTATTTAAATCTTCGCTCAACCAAAATACAGAACATCAATTGCGTTACCAGGAAACCGAATTTGTTATTAGTTATGAAGAGTTCCGTCGTCCAGAATTCTCCAGTATTCCGTTATTTAATGACGAAATGGTGTTAGTGGCGAGTAAAAAGCATCCGCGCATTAGTGGCCCTTTGCTGGAAAGCAATCTCTATAATGAACAGCATGCCGTGGTTTCACTCGATCGCTTCGCTTCATTCAGCCAACCGTGGTACGACACTCCGGATAAACAATCCTGCGTGGCTTATCAGGGAATGGCATTAATTAGTGTACTTAATATTGTGTCGCAAACGCATCTGGTATCAATAGCACCGCGTTGGTTGGCAGAAGAGTTCGCCGATTCTTTAGAACTGCAGATATTGCCTTTGCCTTTAAAATTGAACAGTCGCACATGTTATCTTTCCTGGCATGAAGCTGCGGGGCGCGATAAAGGACATCAATGGATGGAAGAGCTGTTGGTCTCTGTCTGCAAGCAGTAG
- the ilvI gene encoding acetolactate synthase 3 large subunit, with amino-acid sequence MEMLSGAEMVVRSLIDQGVKQVFGYPGGAVLDIYDALHTVGGIDHVLVRHEQAAVHMADGLARATGEVGVVLVTSGPGATNAITGIATAYMDSIPLVILSGQVATSLIGYDAFQECDMVGISRPVVKHSFLVKQTEDIPQVLKKAFWLAASGRPGPVVVDLPKDILNPAKKLPYSWPESVSMRSYNPTTTGHKGQIKRALQTLVAAKKPVVYVGGGAVNAACHQQLGQIAEALNLPVVSSLMGLGAFPATHRQALGMLGMHGTYEANMTMHHSDVIFAVGVRFDDRTTNNLAKYCPNATVLHIDIDPTSISKTVTADIPIVGDARLVLDQMLELLEQEKSQQPLDDNRDWWQQIEHWRARQCLKYDTQSESIKPQAVIETIWRLTKGDAYVTSDVGQHQMFAALYYPFDKPRRWINSGGLGTMGFGLPAALGVKMALPDETVVCVTGDGSIQMNIQELSTALQYELPVLVLNLNNRYLGMVKQWQDMIYSGRHSQSYMQSLPDFVRLAEAYGHIGIQINHPDELESKLGEALEHVRNHRLVFVDVTVDGSEHVYPMQIRGGGMDEMWLSKTERT; translated from the coding sequence ATGGAGATGTTGTCTGGAGCCGAGATGGTCGTCCGATCGCTCATCGATCAGGGTGTGAAGCAGGTATTCGGTTATCCCGGGGGGGCCGTCCTCGATATTTATGATGCGTTGCATACGGTCGGCGGTATTGATCATGTGCTGGTCCGTCATGAGCAGGCCGCGGTACATATGGCGGATGGCCTGGCGCGCGCCACGGGGGAAGTGGGCGTTGTTTTGGTCACTTCTGGACCGGGGGCGACTAATGCGATCACCGGGATTGCAACGGCATATATGGACTCTATTCCGCTGGTGATCCTCTCCGGACAGGTTGCCACCTCCCTGATTGGCTACGATGCCTTTCAGGAGTGCGACATGGTGGGCATATCCCGCCCGGTGGTAAAACACAGCTTCCTGGTTAAACAAACGGAAGACATCCCGCAGGTGCTGAAAAAAGCCTTCTGGCTGGCGGCAAGCGGTCGCCCGGGGCCGGTGGTAGTGGATTTGCCAAAAGATATTCTGAATCCGGCGAAAAAACTGCCTTATAGCTGGCCGGAGTCGGTGAGTATGCGTTCGTATAATCCGACAACCACCGGGCATAAAGGGCAGATAAAACGTGCTCTGCAGACGCTGGTCGCAGCGAAGAAACCCGTTGTGTATGTGGGTGGTGGCGCGGTGAATGCTGCCTGCCACCAACAGCTGGGGCAGATTGCCGAAGCACTTAATCTGCCGGTTGTCTCCTCGCTGATGGGGCTAGGCGCGTTTCCGGCCACGCATCGTCAGGCGCTGGGCATGCTGGGTATGCATGGTACGTACGAAGCCAATATGACTATGCATCATTCCGATGTGATCTTTGCCGTCGGCGTTCGCTTTGACGATCGAACGACGAATAACCTGGCAAAATATTGCCCGAATGCGACGGTGCTGCATATCGACATCGATCCGACCTCCATTTCCAAAACCGTTACTGCGGATATTCCGATTGTGGGCGATGCTCGCCTGGTACTGGATCAGATGCTTGAACTGCTGGAGCAGGAGAAATCGCAGCAGCCGCTGGACGATAACCGTGACTGGTGGCAACAGATTGAACACTGGCGCGCCCGTCAGTGTCTGAAATACGACACCCAAAGCGAAAGCATTAAACCGCAGGCGGTGATAGAAACTATCTGGCGTCTGACGAAAGGGGATGCGTATGTGACCTCTGACGTAGGCCAGCACCAAATGTTTGCCGCACTTTACTATCCGTTTGACAAACCGCGCCGTTGGATTAACTCAGGCGGGCTCGGCACCATGGGATTCGGTTTGCCCGCGGCGTTAGGGGTGAAAATGGCGCTGCCGGATGAAACGGTGGTGTGCGTGACCGGAGATGGCAGCATTCAGATGAACATCCAGGAATTGTCGACGGCACTGCAATATGAGCTGCCGGTACTGGTGCTCAATCTTAACAACCGCTATCTCGGCATGGTCAAGCAGTGGCAGGACATGATCTACTCCGGGCGTCACTCTCAGTCTTACATGCAGTCGCTGCCTGATTTTGTGCGCCTTGCTGAGGCTTATGGGCATATCGGTATCCAGATTAACCATCCAGATGAACTGGAGAGCAAGCTGGGCGAAGCGCTGGAACATGTGCGTAACCATCGCCTGGTGTTTGTCGATGTCACCGTCGACGGCAGTGAACATGTCTACCCGATGCAGATTCGTGGGGGCGGGATGGATGAAATGTGGTTAAGCAAAACGGAGAGGACCTGA
- the ilvN gene encoding acetolactate synthase small subunit, which translates to MRRILSVLLENESGALSRVIGLFAQRGYNIESLTVAPTDDPTLSRMTIQTVGDEKVLEQIEKQLHKLVDVLRVSELGQGAHVEREIMLVKIQASGYGREEVKRNTEIFRGQIIDVTPSIYTVQLAGTSDKLDAFLATLREVAKIVEVARSGVVGLSRGDKIMR; encoded by the coding sequence ATGCGCCGGATATTATCAGTATTGCTGGAAAACGAGTCGGGTGCATTGTCGCGTGTGATTGGCCTCTTCGCCCAGCGTGGATACAACATTGAAAGCCTGACCGTCGCGCCGACTGACGACCCGACTTTATCGCGGATGACGATTCAGACGGTTGGTGATGAGAAAGTCCTGGAGCAGATCGAAAAGCAGCTACACAAGCTGGTGGATGTTCTGCGCGTCAGTGAACTGGGGCAGGGCGCTCACGTTGAACGAGAAATCATGCTGGTGAAAATCCAGGCCAGTGGCTATGGACGGGAAGAGGTAAAACGCAACACGGAGATTTTCCGGGGGCAAATCATCGACGTTACGCCGTCGATCTACACCGTACAACTGGCGGGCACCAGCGATAAGTTGGATGCGTTTCTGGCAACCTTGCGTGAAGTTGCCAAAATTGTGGAAGTTGCCCGTTCCGGCGTGGTGGGGCTTTCTCGCGGCGATAAAATTATGCGCTAA
- the cra gene encoding catabolite repressor/activator — MKLDEIARLAGVSRTTASYVINGKAKQYRVSDKTVEKVMAVVREHNYHPNAVAAGLRAGRTRSIGLVIPDLENTSYTRIANYLERQARQRGYQLLIACSEDQPDNEMRCIEHLLQRQVDAIIVSTSLPPEHPFYQRWANSSFPIVALDRALDREHFTSVVGADQDDAQMLAEELRKFPAETVLYLGALPELSVSFLREQGFRTAWKDDPREVHFLYANSYEREAAAQLFDKWLETHPMPQALFTTSFALLQGVMDVTLRRDGQLPSDLAIATFGDHELLDFLQCPVLAVAQRHRDVAERVLEIVLASLDEPRKPKPGLTRIRRNLYRRGILSRN; from the coding sequence GTGAAACTGGATGAAATCGCTCGGTTGGCCGGCGTTTCGCGAACGACTGCAAGCTACGTTATTAATGGCAAAGCAAAGCAATATCGCGTAAGCGACAAAACGGTTGAAAAAGTCATGGCGGTGGTGCGTGAGCATAATTACCACCCGAATGCCGTGGCGGCCGGGCTGCGTGCTGGACGCACACGTTCTATCGGACTAGTGATCCCGGATCTCGAGAACACGAGCTATACCCGGATCGCAAATTATCTGGAGCGTCAGGCGCGTCAGCGCGGATATCAACTGTTGATTGCCTGCTCTGAAGATCAGCCGGATAACGAAATGCGCTGTATTGAGCATCTTTTACAACGCCAGGTTGATGCCATTATTGTGTCGACTTCCTTGCCGCCTGAACACCCGTTCTACCAGCGCTGGGCGAACAGTTCATTCCCGATTGTGGCGTTGGATCGCGCGCTGGATCGCGAACACTTCACCAGCGTGGTGGGCGCAGACCAGGATGATGCGCAAATGCTGGCGGAGGAACTGCGTAAATTCCCTGCTGAAACCGTACTCTATCTGGGGGCGCTTCCTGAGTTATCCGTCAGTTTCCTGCGCGAACAGGGTTTCCGTACCGCGTGGAAAGACGATCCGCGCGAAGTGCATTTCCTGTATGCCAACAGCTATGAGCGGGAAGCAGCCGCGCAGTTGTTTGATAAGTGGCTGGAAACGCATCCAATGCCGCAGGCGCTGTTTACCACATCGTTTGCCCTACTGCAGGGGGTGATGGATGTGACCCTGCGTCGCGACGGGCAGCTACCGTCTGATTTGGCGATTGCGACGTTTGGTGACCACGAGCTGCTCGACTTTCTGCAGTGCCCGGTACTGGCGGTGGCTCAGCGCCATCGTGACGTCGCTGAGCGTGTGCTGGAGATTGTGCTGGCAAGCCTTGATGAGCCGCGTAAACCAAAACCAGGTTTAACGCGTATACGACGTAATCTATACCGTCGCGGTATTCTAAGCCGTAACTAA